One window from the genome of uncultured Tateyamaria sp. encodes:
- a CDS encoding malonyl-CoA synthase, protein MHNTLYDALIAPHAGRGGAFLHCDDGTVVTYDGFVARAAQMAHVLAEAGVAPGDRIVVQAPKGADTVALYAGALQAGAVYLPLNTGYTLQELEYFCRDADPRLIICDAADIAALTPLAASVGAQVLTLGGPSGSLSRAASGKPTSFDTVPRGPDDLAALLYTSGTTGRSKGAMLSHMNLLSNARVLTDLWQITDADRLIHALPIFHTHGLFVALNTALLAGSTVRLMARFDLDMILTELPSSTLLMGVPTFYTRLLAADGFTRDCVQTMRLFISGSAPLLAETHQAFEHRTGHRILERYGMTETNMITSNPYVGDRVAGTVGFALPGTEVKITDPDTGATLPPGDIGMIEVRGSNVFQGYWNMPEKTAEELREDGFFITGDLAVQDADGRVSIVGRAKDLIISGGYNIYPKEIEDALNDVDGVSESAVFGVPDPDFGERVMAALVATSDALDLDAIRATVEARLARFKHPRAYVVMDALPRNTMGKVQKNVLRAEHTD, encoded by the coding sequence ATGCACAACACGCTTTACGATGCGCTGATTGCGCCACATGCCGGGAGGGGCGGCGCGTTTCTGCACTGCGATGACGGCACGGTCGTGACCTATGACGGGTTTGTCGCGCGCGCCGCGCAGATGGCCCATGTTCTGGCAGAGGCCGGGGTGGCGCCCGGGGACCGCATCGTGGTGCAAGCGCCAAAAGGCGCGGACACCGTGGCGCTCTATGCCGGCGCGCTTCAGGCGGGGGCCGTCTATCTGCCGCTCAACACCGGCTATACCTTGCAGGAGCTTGAGTATTTCTGTCGCGACGCAGACCCGCGCCTGATCATTTGCGACGCCGCGGACATCGCGGCGCTGACGCCCCTGGCGGCAAGCGTCGGGGCTCAGGTCCTGACACTGGGCGGACCATCGGGCAGCCTGAGCCGGGCCGCGTCCGGCAAACCCACATCGTTCGACACCGTGCCACGCGGCCCCGATGATCTGGCGGCGTTGCTCTATACCTCCGGCACGACGGGGCGGTCCAAAGGGGCCATGCTGTCGCACATGAACCTGCTGTCGAACGCCCGGGTGCTGACCGACCTGTGGCAGATCACCGATGCCGACCGGCTGATCCATGCGCTGCCCATCTTTCACACCCACGGCCTGTTTGTCGCGTTGAACACGGCGCTGCTGGCCGGGTCCACGGTGCGGCTGATGGCGCGGTTCGACCTGGACATGATCCTGACCGAATTGCCGTCATCCACCCTGCTGATGGGGGTGCCCACCTTCTATACGCGGCTGCTTGCGGCGGATGGCTTTACCCGGGATTGTGTCCAGACCATGCGGCTGTTCATTTCCGGGTCAGCCCCCTTGCTGGCCGAAACGCACCAGGCGTTTGAACACCGCACGGGGCACCGCATCCTGGAACGCTATGGCATGACGGAAACCAATATGATCACATCCAACCCCTATGTGGGCGACAGGGTGGCGGGCACGGTCGGCTTTGCACTGCCGGGCACCGAGGTGAAGATCACCGACCCCGACACCGGCGCGACCCTGCCGCCCGGGGACATCGGCATGATCGAGGTGCGCGGCAGCAACGTCTTCCAGGGTTACTGGAACATGCCGGAAAAGACGGCGGAAGAGCTGCGCGAAGACGGGTTCTTCATCACCGGCGATCTGGCGGTGCAGGATGCCGACGGGCGCGTGTCCATCGTCGGGCGGGCCAAGGACCTGATCATCTCGGGTGGCTACAACATCTACCCCAAGGAAATCGAAGACGCGCTGAACGATGTCGACGGCGTATCGGAAAGCGCGGTCTTCGGCGTGCCGGACCCTGACTTCGGGGAACGCGTGATGGCCGCACTTGTGGCGACCTCGGACGCCTTGGATCTGGACGCGATCCGCGCAACGGTCGAGGCCAGACTGGCCCGGTTCAAGCATCCGCGCGCTTATGTCGTGATGGACGCGCTGCCGCGCAACACGATGGGCAAAGTGCAAAAGAACGTGCTGCGCGCAGAGCACACAGACTAG
- the dddP gene encoding dimethylsulfonioproprionate lyase DddP, with product MNQHYRDTRKIDPNTGATLGDGTPNDANRIEIGPTQLAFSEWADAGLTLPNLANMRDFRWRRLTQHVVDRDYAGLLMFDPLNIRYATDSTNMQLWNTHNPFRAVLLCADGHMVIWDYKNAPFLSSFNPLVKEVRHGADLFYFDRGDKIDVAADVFANAVREICAEHAPGLTRLAVDKPMVHGLRALEAQGFIVMDGEEVTEKSRSIKGPDEILAMRCAVNACEAAVQAMEDFARATVGDGTTCEDDIWAVLHAENIRRGGEWIETRLLSSGPRTNPWFQECGPRVCQQNEIISFDTDLVGSYGICVDISRSWWIGDQKPRADMIYAMQHAHEHIMQNMEMIKPGVTIPELTANTHVLDDKFQAQKYGCLMHGVGLCDEWPLVQYPDKAVPGSFDYALEPGMVLCVEAAVGEVGGDFTIKLEDQVLVTEDGFENLISYAFDPALMGLT from the coding sequence ATGAACCAGCATTATCGCGACACACGCAAGATCGATCCGAACACGGGTGCCACATTGGGCGACGGCACTCCGAACGACGCCAACCGGATCGAGATCGGGCCGACGCAACTGGCCTTCTCTGAATGGGCGGATGCGGGGCTGACCCTGCCCAACCTTGCCAATATGCGCGACTTTCGCTGGCGGCGCCTGACGCAGCATGTCGTGGACCGCGATTATGCTGGCCTGCTGATGTTCGACCCTTTGAACATTCGATACGCCACCGACAGCACCAACATGCAATTGTGGAACACACACAATCCGTTCCGGGCCGTGCTGCTGTGTGCGGACGGGCACATGGTCATCTGGGATTACAAGAACGCGCCTTTCCTGTCGTCGTTCAACCCGCTGGTCAAAGAGGTGCGGCACGGGGCCGACCTGTTCTATTTCGACCGGGGTGACAAGATCGATGTGGCGGCGGATGTCTTTGCCAATGCGGTGCGCGAAATCTGCGCCGAACACGCGCCGGGGCTGACCCGGCTGGCGGTTGACAAGCCCATGGTGCACGGCCTGCGCGCGCTTGAAGCGCAGGGGTTCATCGTGATGGACGGCGAGGAAGTCACTGAAAAATCCCGATCAATCAAGGGCCCGGACGAGATCCTGGCCATGCGCTGCGCGGTGAACGCCTGCGAGGCCGCCGTCCAGGCGATGGAGGATTTTGCCCGCGCCACTGTCGGCGACGGCACAACCTGCGAGGATGACATCTGGGCCGTGCTGCATGCCGAGAACATCCGCCGTGGCGGCGAGTGGATTGAAACCCGCCTGCTGTCGTCGGGCCCGCGCACCAACCCGTGGTTCCAGGAATGCGGCCCACGTGTCTGCCAGCAGAACGAAATCATCAGCTTTGACACCGACCTTGTCGGCAGCTACGGAATTTGCGTCGATATATCAAGAAGTTGGTGGATCGGAGACCAGAAGCCGCGCGCCGACATGATCTATGCGATGCAGCACGCCCATGAGCATATCATGCAGAACATGGAGATGATCAAACCCGGCGTGACCATCCCGGAACTGACGGCAAACACCCATGTGCTGGACGACAAGTTCCAGGCCCAGAAATACGGCTGCCTGATGCACGGCGTGGGCTTGTGTGACGAGTGGCCGCTGGTGCAATACCCCGACAAGGCGGTGCCGGGGTCCTTCGACTATGCGCTGGAACCCGGCATGGTGTTGTGTGTCGAGGCGGCGGTGGGCGAGGTTGGCGGTGATTTCACCATCAAGCTGGAGGATCAGGTGCTGGTGACCGAAGACGGTTTTGAAAACCTGATCAGCTATGCGTTCGATCCTGCGTTGATGGGCCTGACCTAG
- a CDS encoding DUF3445 domain-containing protein: protein MHVARALPGIQPERGPWLRIDEAYAAQMARRETLLRGQAGDVLFLDTRARPAAEELLTCVLAALPDLGFDVGAHSVQCPDGRVVPVDPANPMATLGRLCQNDFVLMEKRGDQHVLTAAVLCFPASWRLAEKAGKPLVDIHVPVADYTGDVARRVQRLFDGIQVGRPLWRFNQLWYQDPELYQPRSECEPRRVGAGLEDGPFYRSERQTLLRLPRSRAVVFAIHTYVLARADVPDLR from the coding sequence ATGCATGTCGCGCGCGCATTGCCCGGCATCCAGCCCGAACGCGGCCCGTGGCTGCGGATCGACGAAGCCTATGCCGCGCAGATGGCGCGACGCGAAACGCTGCTGCGCGGGCAAGCCGGGGATGTGCTCTTTCTGGACACGCGCGCGCGCCCCGCAGCCGAGGAATTGCTGACCTGCGTTCTGGCCGCCTTGCCCGACCTTGGGTTCGATGTTGGCGCGCATAGTGTGCAGTGCCCGGACGGGCGCGTTGTACCGGTCGATCCGGCCAACCCGATGGCGACGCTGGGCAGGCTGTGCCAGAATGACTTTGTACTCATGGAAAAGCGTGGCGATCAGCATGTTCTGACCGCTGCGGTGCTGTGCTTTCCCGCGTCCTGGCGATTGGCCGAGAAGGCGGGAAAGCCGTTGGTGGATATCCACGTGCCGGTGGCGGATTACACGGGTGACGTCGCGCGGCGTGTGCAGCGATTGTTTGACGGCATCCAGGTGGGGCGCCCGCTGTGGCGGTTCAACCAGCTTTGGTACCAGGACCCCGAACTCTATCAACCCCGGTCCGAGTGCGAGCCGCGGCGCGTGGGCGCGGGGTTGGAGGACGGACCATTTTATCGGAGCGAGCGGCAGACGCTGCTGCGGCTGCCCCGCAGCCGCGCGGTTGTGTTTGCCATACACACCTATGTTCTTGCGCGGGCGGATGTGCCCGATTTGCGGTGA
- a CDS encoding glyoxalase superfamily protein, producing MDIPLPSRAALKAHAKRLRGALADAGTTITHAQALEAVARQWGARDWNTLSARAHDAPQHAYHPGQRVTGRYLGHRFAASVKAARLMPGGRHALTLRFDDAVDVVTSQHFSAWRRQVNCVVDRTGRTERKTSDGQPHVVIHAALAGA from the coding sequence ATGGACATCCCCCTTCCTTCCCGCGCCGCACTCAAGGCGCATGCCAAACGCCTGCGCGGCGCTTTGGCCGACGCAGGCACCACGATCACCCACGCCCAGGCACTGGAAGCTGTCGCGCGCCAATGGGGCGCACGCGACTGGAACACGCTCAGCGCGCGCGCCCATGACGCCCCGCAACATGCCTACCATCCCGGTCAGCGTGTCACCGGGCGCTATCTTGGTCACCGATTTGCCGCAAGTGTGAAGGCTGCGCGCCTGATGCCGGGCGGTCGGCACGCCCTGACCTTGCGGTTTGACGATGCGGTCGACGTGGTGACATCGCAGCATTTCTCTGCCTGGCGCAGGCAGGTGAACTGTGTGGTGGACCGGACCGGCCGCACGGAACGGAAAACATCCGATGGGCAACCGCATGTGGTGATCCACGCCGCCTTGGCCGGCGCGTAA
- a CDS encoding lytic transglycosylase domain-containing protein, translated as MMRFTLWTRGTLAATAIILAHGAAAQCGNTSAGFEGWKASFAADAKRAGVRGPGLQALANAQYAQRTIAADRNQKSFRYSLDKFMQVRGADTIVAQGRKRKARNPDFYAALERQYGVPAGVLIAIHGMETAFGGFMGDSSVVSAIVTLTYDCRRSDFFRPHAIGALKLVDQGSITGATKGAKHGELGHTQFLPGNALTYGVDANGDGRVDLYNQTDALASTANFLRQKGWTPGQGYQEGQPNFAVIKQWNAATVYQQSIAIMGARIDG; from the coding sequence ATGATGCGTTTCACACTTTGGACACGCGGCACCTTGGCCGCGACCGCGATCATTCTGGCCCATGGCGCGGCCGCCCAGTGCGGCAATACCTCGGCCGGGTTCGAAGGCTGGAAAGCCTCCTTTGCGGCCGACGCCAAACGCGCCGGGGTCAGGGGACCGGGGCTTCAAGCCCTGGCAAATGCCCAATATGCGCAGCGCACCATCGCCGCCGACCGCAACCAGAAATCCTTCCGCTATTCGCTCGACAAGTTCATGCAGGTCCGGGGGGCCGACACGATCGTGGCCCAGGGCCGCAAGCGCAAGGCGCGCAACCCGGACTTCTACGCCGCACTTGAACGGCAATACGGCGTGCCCGCAGGCGTGCTGATCGCGATCCACGGAATGGAAACCGCCTTTGGCGGGTTCATGGGGGACAGCTCGGTTGTCTCGGCCATCGTGACCCTGACATATGATTGCCGCCGCTCGGACTTTTTCAGACCCCACGCGATCGGCGCGTTGAAACTGGTCGATCAGGGGTCGATCACCGGCGCGACCAAGGGGGCCAAGCACGGCGAATTGGGACACACGCAATTCCTGCCCGGCAATGCGCTCACCTACGGCGTCGATGCCAACGGTGACGGGCGCGTCGACCTCTACAACCAGACCGATGCGCTCGCCTCCACCGCCAACTTCCTGCGGCAAAAGGGCTGGACGCCCGGCCAGGGCTATCAGGAAGGCCAGCCGAATTTCGCCGTGATCAAGCAGTGGAACGCCGCCACCGTGTACCAACAATCCATTGCCATCATGGGCGCGCGGATCGACGGCTAG
- the glnA gene encoding type I glutamate--ammonia ligase, with the protein MANPVLDLIKEEGAEYVDIRFTDPRGKLQHVTVMADQVDEDFLEEGFMFDGSSIAGWKSIEASDMKLMPDQASAYVDPFYAEKTICVHCSIVEPDTGEAYERDPRGTAEKAEAYLKSTGIGDAAYMGPEAEFFLFDDVRYSNSINKVSYEVDATDASWNTDTEYEMGNMGHRPGVKGGYFPVNPTDESQDLRSEMLSTMKRLGMKVDKHHHEVASCQHELGLIFDSLTKQADELQKYKYVIHNVAAAYGKSATFMPKPIAGDNGTGMHVNMSIWKDGKPLFAGDKYADLSDEALYFIGGILKHAKALNAFTNPSTNSYKRLIPGFEAPVLRAYSARNRSGCVRIPWTESPKAKRVEARFPDPSANPYLCFAALLMAGLDGIQNKIHPGEPSDKDLYDLPPEELAGIPTVCGSLREAMQELEADMDFLLAGDVFTKDQIEGYIALKMEEIETYEHTPHPVEFGMYYSC; encoded by the coding sequence ATGGCAAACCCCGTTCTCGACCTTATCAAGGAAGAAGGCGCAGAATACGTCGACATCCGTTTCACGGACCCGCGCGGCAAGCTGCAGCACGTGACCGTCATGGCCGATCAGGTCGACGAAGACTTCCTCGAAGAAGGCTTCATGTTCGACGGCTCCTCCATCGCGGGCTGGAAGTCGATCGAAGCGTCGGACATGAAACTGATGCCCGATCAGGCCAGCGCCTATGTTGACCCGTTCTATGCGGAAAAAACGATCTGCGTGCATTGTTCCATCGTGGAACCCGACACCGGCGAAGCCTACGAACGCGACCCCCGCGGCACTGCAGAAAAAGCCGAAGCCTACCTGAAATCCACCGGCATCGGCGACGCCGCCTACATGGGTCCCGAAGCGGAATTCTTCCTGTTCGATGACGTGCGCTATTCCAACAGCATCAACAAGGTCTCCTACGAAGTCGATGCAACGGACGCGTCCTGGAACACCGACACCGAATACGAAATGGGCAACATGGGCCACCGTCCCGGCGTCAAGGGCGGCTACTTCCCCGTGAACCCAACAGACGAAAGCCAGGACCTGCGCTCCGAGATGCTGTCGACCATGAAGCGCCTGGGCATGAAGGTCGACAAGCACCACCACGAGGTGGCGTCGTGCCAGCACGAACTGGGCCTGATCTTTGACAGCCTGACCAAACAGGCCGATGAGCTGCAGAAATACAAATACGTCATCCACAACGTCGCCGCTGCCTATGGCAAGTCGGCCACGTTCATGCCGAAACCCATCGCGGGCGACAACGGCACCGGCATGCACGTGAACATGTCGATCTGGAAAGACGGCAAGCCGCTCTTCGCAGGCGACAAATACGCTGACCTCAGCGACGAGGCGCTGTACTTCATCGGCGGCATCCTCAAACACGCCAAGGCGCTCAACGCCTTCACCAACCCCTCGACCAACAGCTACAAGCGTCTGATCCCCGGCTTCGAGGCCCCCGTGCTGCGCGCCTATTCGGCCCGTAACCGCTCGGGCTGCGTGCGCATCCCATGGACCGAATCGCCCAAGGCAAAACGGGTCGAGGCGCGCTTTCCCGATCCATCGGCCAACCCCTACCTGTGCTTTGCGGCCCTGCTGATGGCCGGCCTCGACGGCATCCAGAACAAGATCCACCCCGGCGAGCCGTCGGACAAGGACCTCTATGATCTGCCGCCCGAGGAACTGGCCGGCATCCCCACCGTCTGCGGTTCCTTGCGCGAAGCCATGCAAGAGCTTGAGGCCGACATGGACTTCCTGCTGGCCGGTGACGTCTTCACCAAGGACCAGATCGAAGGCTACATCGCGCTCAAGATGGAAGAGATCGAAACATACGAACACACGCCCCACCCGGTCGAGTTCGGCATGTATTACAGCTGCTGA
- a CDS encoding P-II family nitrogen regulator: MKKIEAIIKPFKLDEVKEALQEVGVQGLSVIEVKGFGRQKGHTELYRGAEYVVDFLPKVKVEVVLDDDQVDAAIAAIVDAAKTEKIGDGKIFVTPIEQTIRIRTGETGSDAL; encoded by the coding sequence ATGAAAAAGATCGAAGCAATCATCAAGCCCTTCAAGCTGGATGAAGTCAAAGAGGCCCTGCAAGAGGTCGGCGTTCAAGGGTTGTCTGTCATCGAAGTCAAAGGGTTCGGTCGGCAAAAGGGCCACACGGAACTTTATCGCGGCGCCGAATACGTGGTCGACTTCCTGCCCAAGGTGAAGGTCGAAGTGGTGCTGGACGACGATCAGGTCGATGCCGCCATCGCGGCCATCGTGGACGCGGCCAAAACCGAGAAAATCGGCGACGGCAAAATCTTTGTCACCCCCATCGAACAAACAATCCGCATCCGCACCGGCGAAACCGGCTCGGACGCACTGTAA
- a CDS encoding NAD(P)H-hydrate epimerase: protein MTDLLTAAQMRAIEQAAIESGQVTGLDLMERAGAGVVEAILEEWPELSEGAHRAVVLCGPGNNGGDGFVVARLLHARGWDVEVFLYGDAQKLPPDARENFRQLQEICRVNVLGFPRAALDEQHSFGDQASHRADELSGDENEVKPPFLVVDALFGIGLARPITGLDEVMVHMDYLALHRDLNESRLVAIDVPSGYDCDSGEMIWGQRNNAPAFPAIFADLVVTFHARKRVHTVIEGHGMKTVVKDIGLNG from the coding sequence GTGACCGACCTGCTGACAGCCGCCCAGATGCGGGCCATTGAACAGGCCGCGATTGAGTCGGGGCAGGTGACGGGTCTGGACCTGATGGAGCGTGCCGGGGCCGGTGTGGTCGAGGCCATTCTGGAGGAATGGCCGGAATTGAGCGAGGGCGCGCACCGGGCCGTGGTGCTGTGCGGGCCGGGCAACAATGGCGGTGACGGGTTTGTGGTGGCGCGGTTGTTGCATGCGCGCGGTTGGGATGTTGAGGTGTTCCTGTATGGGGATGCCCAAAAGCTGCCGCCGGATGCGCGCGAGAACTTTCGGCAACTTCAGGAGATTTGCCGGGTGAACGTACTAGGCTTCCCTCGTGCGGCATTGGACGAGCAGCATTCGTTCGGTGATCAAGCAAGCCATAGAGCAGACGAGTTGTCTGGAGACGAAAACGAAGTAAAACCACCTTTTCTGGTCGTCGATGCTCTTTTTGGAATTGGGCTTGCACGTCCAATCACCGGCCTCGATGAAGTAATGGTCCACATGGACTATCTTGCGCTTCATCGCGATCTCAATGAAAGTCGTCTGGTCGCAATTGACGTCCCAAGCGGCTATGACTGCGATAGCGGTGAGATGATTTGGGGGCAGCGAAACAATGCGCCTGCCTTTCCCGCGATTTTCGCAGACTTGGTTGTCACATTCCATGCGCGTAAGCGCGTCCACACAGTGATCGAAGGTCACGGAATGAAAACAGTCGTCAAGGACATTGGCCTGAATGGCTGA
- a CDS encoding Hint domain-containing protein translates to MKPNTVGRETGNMMPPLRIDIAHVGLVSGTLLLTADGEIPVEYLSPGDKIITRNAGLVRLTAIQSYRTTDEAVKIAAGSLGDTKPSHHIIIPAAQLVLVRDWRARALRGAAQAVMPAGCLIDDEFITSLGPREMTLVRLGFEAPHVVYADGLELSVPAMTMTGAEAA, encoded by the coding sequence ATGAAACCGAACACGGTCGGGCGCGAAACGGGCAACATGATGCCCCCTTTGCGCATTGATATCGCGCATGTCGGACTGGTGTCCGGCACGCTTCTTTTGACAGCGGACGGTGAGATTCCGGTCGAATATCTGTCGCCCGGGGACAAGATCATTACCCGCAACGCAGGGCTTGTGCGGCTCACGGCCATCCAGTCCTACCGCACGACGGACGAGGCGGTGAAAATCGCCGCCGGATCGCTGGGCGACACCAAACCGTCCCACCACATCATCATTCCCGCCGCTCAGTTGGTGCTGGTCCGCGACTGGCGCGCCCGTGCACTGCGGGGCGCAGCCCAGGCCGTGATGCCGGCCGGGTGCCTGATCGATGACGAGTTCATCACGTCACTGGGCCCGCGCGAGATGACACTGGTCCGATTGGGGTTCGAGGCACCCCACGTGGTCTATGCGGATGGGCTGGAACTCTCCGTCCCCGCGATGACCATGACCGGCGCCGAAGCGGCCTAA
- a CDS encoding YihY/virulence factor BrkB family protein, with the protein MSRSMTHSESDNSTPKNPAIWWRAIRHVAELNDQKHLGLIAAGVAFYAILAVFPGIAATIALWGIVGDPGLALEQMEEFQALIPADVYALLSRQLTRLSTTDGLTLGWASLLSFGFALFSARAGVAALMQGLNAIYDAPNRSGVAHFIRALLLTLSLIGVVLTAMACIVVVPVVMEFLPLGPWANFGIELLRWTVGIAVLLAGFAVIYRLGPNLQGRRPRLISPGVGFAVVCWLAASTGFSVYLQNFGNYNEVYGSLGAVIVMLLWLFISAYLVLLGGALNAELARARRAKLSIPEPQATSMPSE; encoded by the coding sequence ATGAGCCGATCCATGACCCATTCCGAAAGCGACAACTCCACCCCGAAGAATCCCGCGATCTGGTGGCGTGCCATCCGGCATGTGGCCGAGTTGAACGATCAGAAACATCTGGGCCTGATTGCGGCGGGTGTCGCCTTTTACGCCATTCTGGCGGTGTTTCCGGGCATCGCCGCCACCATTGCCTTGTGGGGGATCGTGGGCGATCCCGGCCTGGCCCTTGAGCAGATGGAAGAGTTTCAGGCGCTGATCCCGGCGGATGTCTATGCGTTGCTGTCGCGACAGCTGACCAGATTGTCGACGACCGACGGTCTGACGCTGGGCTGGGCGTCGCTGTTGTCATTTGGCTTTGCACTGTTTTCGGCGCGGGCCGGGGTGGCGGCGCTGATGCAGGGGTTGAACGCGATCTACGACGCGCCGAACCGGTCGGGCGTGGCGCATTTCATTCGGGCCCTCCTGCTGACGCTCAGCCTGATCGGGGTGGTGCTGACGGCGATGGCCTGCATCGTTGTGGTGCCGGTCGTGATGGAGTTTCTGCCGCTGGGGCCGTGGGCGAATTTCGGTATCGAGCTGTTGCGGTGGACCGTGGGCATTGCGGTATTGCTGGCGGGATTTGCGGTCATCTACCGGCTGGGTCCGAACCTGCAGGGGCGGCGGCCGCGGCTGATTTCGCCCGGGGTGGGGTTTGCGGTGGTGTGCTGGCTGGCCGCATCCACCGGGTTTTCGGTCTATTTGCAGAACTTCGGGAACTACAACGAGGTTTACGGGTCGCTGGGGGCGGTGATCGTGATGCTGTTGTGGTTGTTCATCAGCGCCTATCTGGTTCTGCTGGGCGGTGCGCTGAACGCCGAATTGGCGCGGGCGCGGCGGGCCAAGCTGTCTATCCCAGAGCCACAAGCCACATCCATGCCGTCAGAATAG
- a CDS encoding AEC family transporter → MQALLDVILPVFLVIGFGYVAVWRGFFTSAGVDALMKFSQNFAIPCLLFSAIADLDLSTSLDSRLLLSFYAGAASGFALGTLGAYHLFKRDIEDSIAIGFCCLFSNSVLLGLAINERAYGADALSGAYTIIAFHSPFCYGLGITAMEIARNRGGSPLTMARGVIRAMFRNVLVLAIIAGFIVNLSGLDLPGVLRDGLDLVIRAALPTALFALGGVLIQYRPEGDARIIAMVCVISLLLHPAITFTLGSALAVPSDTYKAAVLTAAMAPGVNGYIFANMYGRAKRVAATSVLVATALTILTAWMWLVALG, encoded by the coding sequence ATGCAAGCCCTCCTCGATGTCATCCTGCCCGTGTTCCTCGTCATCGGGTTCGGCTACGTCGCCGTCTGGCGGGGCTTTTTCACAAGCGCAGGCGTCGACGCCCTGATGAAGTTCAGCCAGAACTTCGCCATTCCGTGCCTGCTCTTTTCGGCGATTGCCGATCTCGACCTGTCGACCAGCCTCGACAGCCGTCTGCTTCTCAGCTTTTACGCAGGTGCAGCCAGCGGCTTTGCCCTCGGCACGCTGGGGGCCTACCATCTCTTCAAACGCGATATCGAGGACAGCATCGCCATCGGGTTCTGCTGCCTGTTCTCAAACTCCGTCCTCCTGGGCCTGGCGATCAATGAACGCGCCTACGGGGCCGACGCGCTTTCCGGCGCCTACACGATCATCGCCTTCCACTCGCCCTTCTGCTACGGCCTCGGCATCACGGCGATGGAGATCGCGCGCAACCGTGGCGGCTCCCCCCTGACCATGGCGCGGGGCGTGATCCGCGCCATGTTTCGCAACGTGCTGGTGCTGGCGATCATCGCGGGCTTCATCGTCAACCTCAGCGGCCTCGACCTGCCGGGCGTCCTGCGGGACGGGCTCGACCTCGTGATCCGGGCGGCTCTGCCCACGGCGCTCTTTGCGCTGGGCGGCGTGCTGATCCAGTACAGACCCGAAGGCGACGCGCGCATTATCGCCATGGTCTGCGTGATCTCGCTCCTGCTCCACCCGGCCATCACCTTTACCCTGGGCAGCGCGCTGGCTGTGCCCTCGGACACCTACAAGGCAGCGGTGTTGACGGCGGCCATGGCCCCCGGCGTCAACGGCTACATCTTTGCCAACATGTACGGACGGGCCAAGCGGGTGGCCGCCACGTCGGTCCTTGTGGCAACGGCCCTGACTATTCTGACGGCATGGATGTGGCTTGTGGCTCTGGGATAG
- a CDS encoding MBL fold metallo-hydrolase has translation MTDTLTFTILGCGSSGGVPRLGGHWGACDPANPRNRRQRCSLLVERANAAGTTTVLVDTSPDLRNQLLATDTGRLDGVIYTHAHADHVHGIDDLRMIVFNMRQRLQVWADGDTQDDLISRFGYAFVQPKGSPYPPILELNTIDGDTVIDGPGGPITFKPFKVSHGSIDALGFRIGDVAYLPDVADIPDDAWACLQDLDIWIVDALRRDPHPTHSHLDNTLAWIAKAKPRQAVLTNMHIDLDYDTVLAETPDHIEPAYDGMTLTIGVP, from the coding sequence ATGACTGACACGCTGACCTTCACGATCCTGGGCTGCGGCTCCTCGGGCGGTGTGCCCCGGCTGGGCGGGCACTGGGGCGCGTGCGATCCGGCCAATCCCAGGAACCGCCGCCAGCGCTGTTCGCTTCTGGTGGAACGCGCAAACGCCGCAGGCACCACGACCGTGCTGGTGGACACCTCCCCGGACCTGCGCAACCAGTTGCTGGCAACGGATACGGGGCGGCTCGACGGGGTGATCTACACCCACGCCCATGCCGATCACGTGCACGGCATCGATGATCTGCGCATGATCGTCTTCAACATGCGCCAGCGTCTGCAAGTCTGGGCGGATGGCGACACACAGGACGATCTGATCAGCCGCTTCGGCTACGCCTTCGTGCAACCCAAGGGCTCGCCCTATCCGCCCATCCTCGAACTGAACACCATCGACGGTGACACGGTGATCGACGGACCCGGCGGCCCGATCACGTTCAAACCGTTCAAGGTCAGCCATGGCAGCATCGACGCGCTGGGGTTCCGCATCGGCGATGTCGCCTACCTGCCGGACGTGGCCGATATCCCCGACGATGCCTGGGCCTGCCTTCAGGATCTCGACATCTGGATCGTCGATGCCCTGCGCCGCGACCCGCACCCCACCCACAGCCATCTCGACAACACACTCGCATGGATCGCAAAGGCCAAGCCAAGACAGGCCGTCCTGACCAACATGCATATCGACCTCGACTACGACACGGTGCTAGCCGAAACCCCCGACCACATCGAACCTGCGTATGATGGCATGACACTGACCATCGGGGTGCCGTGA